Proteins encoded in a region of the Sphingomonas japonica genome:
- the secD gene encoding protein translocase subunit SecD: protein MLDFPRWKVWAVWLTIAACFLLAIPSFLPASVTRQLPAWVTAPKINLGLDLAGGSYILLEADTADVAETRLEAMRETVASEMRRATPRIAIGDISTRGGRLSFLVRDAAQVDAARERLLSVTGSGAGLTGQREWNIEVVDSTRFVLTQTEAGINQAIEQAMGDATEVVRNRIDELGTREPTIIREGGNRIVVQVPGLEDPEALKALLGRTARLEFKLVDVNANPQEVAAGRAPIGSQILPYAEGGGPIAVKRATILSGDQLTDARQEFDPQNGQPMVAITFNSEGGRRFARVTQENAGRPFAIIVDDEVISAPNINEPILGGAATIQGGFTVESANSLAIALRSGKLPVALKVVQESSISAELGAESIQSGVLAGVVASVALMVFMIVTYLRFGVYTTLALLVNAVMILGIMGFFNATLTLPGIAGFVLTIGAAVDANVLINERIREELRRPRGAIQAVEFGYKEASTAIFDANITNVISAAIMFVFGSGPIRGFAVVLAIGIVTSVFTGVTFTRLLVADYLKRSRPKTLHI, encoded by the coding sequence ATGCTCGACTTTCCCCGCTGGAAGGTCTGGGCGGTCTGGCTCACGATCGCCGCCTGCTTCCTGCTCGCGATCCCCAGCTTCCTGCCTGCCTCGGTCACGCGCCAGCTGCCGGCGTGGGTTACCGCGCCAAAGATCAACCTCGGCCTCGATCTCGCCGGGGGCAGCTACATCCTGCTCGAAGCCGACACCGCCGACGTCGCCGAAACCCGGCTGGAAGCGATGCGCGAGACGGTCGCGTCGGAAATGCGCCGCGCCACGCCGCGCATCGCCATCGGCGACATCTCGACCCGCGGCGGACGCCTGAGCTTTCTGGTGCGCGACGCCGCGCAGGTCGATGCCGCTCGCGAACGGCTGCTGTCGGTAACCGGCAGCGGCGCCGGTCTGACCGGCCAGCGCGAATGGAATATCGAGGTCGTCGATTCGACGCGCTTCGTGCTGACCCAGACCGAGGCCGGGATCAACCAGGCGATCGAGCAGGCGATGGGCGATGCGACCGAGGTGGTGCGCAATCGCATCGACGAACTCGGCACGCGCGAACCGACGATCATCCGCGAAGGCGGCAACCGCATTGTCGTGCAGGTGCCGGGGCTCGAAGATCCCGAAGCCTTGAAGGCACTGCTCGGCCGCACCGCACGGCTTGAATTCAAGCTGGTCGACGTCAATGCCAATCCGCAGGAAGTCGCTGCCGGCCGCGCGCCGATCGGCAGCCAGATCCTGCCCTATGCCGAGGGCGGCGGGCCGATCGCGGTCAAGCGCGCGACGATCCTGTCGGGCGACCAGCTTACCGACGCGCGTCAGGAATTCGATCCGCAGAACGGCCAGCCGATGGTCGCGATCACCTTCAACTCCGAAGGCGGTCGGCGGTTTGCACGCGTGACGCAGGAAAATGCCGGTCGCCCGTTCGCGATCATCGTCGATGACGAGGTCATCTCGGCCCCCAATATCAACGAACCGATCCTCGGCGGCGCCGCCACCATCCAGGGCGGCTTCACCGTCGAGAGCGCCAACAGCCTCGCGATCGCACTGCGCTCGGGCAAGCTGCCGGTTGCGCTCAAGGTGGTTCAGGAAAGTTCGATCTCCGCCGAACTCGGCGCCGAATCGATCCAATCGGGCGTGCTCGCCGGCGTGGTAGCATCGGTCGCGCTGATGGTCTTCATGATCGTCACCTATCTGCGATTCGGGGTCTACACGACGCTGGCGCTGCTGGTGAACGCGGTGATGATCCTTGGCATCATGGGCTTCTTCAACGCGACACTGACTCTGCCCGGCATTGCCGGCTTCGTGTTGACGATCGGCGCGGCGGTCGATGCGAACGTGCTCATCAACGAACGCATCCGGGAGGAATTGCGCAGACCGCGCGGTGCGATCCAGGCGGTCGAGTTCGGCTACAAGGAAGCGTCGACCGCGATCTTCGACGCTAACATCACCAACGTCATCTCGGCGGCGATCATGTTCGTGTTCGGCTCCGGTCCGATCCGCGGCTTTGCGGTAGTGCTGGCGATCGGCATCGTCACCTCGGTATTCACCGGCGTCACCTTCACGCGCCTGCTGGTCGCCGACTATCTCAAGCGCAGCCGTCCCAAGACGCTGCACATCTGA
- a CDS encoding OsmC family protein — protein sequence MPVNTGSARYEGLGKAGVGHVSTGSGALSDQPYGFGTRFGDEPGTNPEELIAAAHASCFTMALSFALDAAGYKDGTLDTSAKVTLDKDGDGFKVTRSALTLKARVAGIDAAEFEKIALDAKANCPISKLLNTDITLEHSLET from the coding sequence GTGCCGGTAAACACCGGGTCGGCGCGGTATGAAGGGCTGGGCAAGGCCGGGGTCGGTCATGTCTCGACAGGGTCGGGCGCGTTATCCGACCAGCCTTATGGATTTGGGACCCGGTTCGGCGACGAACCGGGGACCAATCCCGAGGAGCTGATCGCCGCGGCCCACGCATCGTGCTTCACGATGGCACTGAGCTTCGCGCTCGATGCGGCCGGGTACAAGGACGGCACGCTCGACACGAGCGCAAAGGTGACGCTCGACAAGGACGGAGACGGGTTCAAGGTGACGCGCTCCGCATTGACGCTGAAAGCTCGGGTCGCCGGGATCGATGCGGCTGAATTCGAGAAGATCGCGCTCGATGCCAAGGCGAACTGCCCGATCTCCAAACTGCTCAACACCGACATCACGCTCGAGCATAGCCTCGAGACGTAA
- a CDS encoding glucoamylase family protein → MKFRSIAAAALASVTLASCTPTLRSEPTAGTTTYSPAQQDAFADDLSRRTFAYFWDTTTPDTCLAPDRWPSNPFSSIAATGFALTAYGVGVDRGYVTRDEAAKRTLACMQFYHDLPQGGAETGMGGHKGFFYHFLDNKGRRYKNTELSTVDTTLLLGGILFAQSFYDADTPTEARIRALAEAIYARVDWTWAQRKNTGEPSRNSENGEAITMGWKPERGFETHDWVGYNEGMLVYILAAGSPSHAIDKAAWDRGWAQRLESDWGTYYRQEHLTFEPLFGHQYSHVWVDFRGIQDAYMAAKGIDYFENSRRATLSQQAYGADNPNRWTGYSGSIWGWTASDGPGYRKATVNGRERTFMGYSARGVSPFDVIDDGTIVPTAPGGSIPFAPQETLSALMAMRAQYGERLYTRYGFKDAFNPSFTFADTPNRDGTVDPRTGWVANDHLGIDQGPILLMLENHRSELVWKVMRRNPHVVRGLRRLGFAGGWLDAAD, encoded by the coding sequence GTGAAGTTCCGTTCGATTGCCGCCGCGGCGCTGGCCAGCGTCACCCTTGCCAGTTGCACGCCAACGCTGCGCTCCGAACCAACCGCCGGCACGACGACCTACTCCCCCGCGCAGCAAGACGCCTTCGCCGACGATCTCTCGCGCCGCACCTTTGCCTATTTCTGGGACACCACCACCCCGGACACCTGCCTCGCGCCCGATCGCTGGCCGTCCAATCCGTTTTCCAGCATCGCCGCGACCGGCTTCGCGCTCACCGCCTACGGCGTCGGCGTCGATCGCGGCTATGTCACGCGCGACGAGGCCGCGAAGCGCACGCTTGCCTGCATGCAATTCTATCACGACCTGCCCCAGGGCGGGGCCGAGACCGGGATGGGCGGGCACAAGGGCTTTTTCTACCACTTCCTCGACAACAAAGGCCGCCGCTACAAGAACACCGAGCTGTCGACCGTCGACACCACGCTGCTGCTCGGCGGCATCCTGTTCGCACAGAGCTTCTACGACGCCGACACCCCGACCGAGGCACGCATCCGCGCCCTTGCCGAGGCGATCTACGCGCGCGTCGACTGGACCTGGGCCCAGCGCAAGAATACCGGCGAGCCGTCGCGCAATTCCGAGAATGGCGAGGCGATCACGATGGGCTGGAAGCCGGAGCGCGGCTTCGAGACGCACGACTGGGTCGGCTATAATGAAGGCATGCTGGTCTATATCCTCGCCGCGGGATCGCCGAGCCATGCGATCGACAAGGCGGCATGGGATCGCGGCTGGGCACAGCGGCTGGAAAGCGACTGGGGCACCTATTACCGGCAGGAACATCTGACGTTCGAGCCGCTTTTCGGGCATCAATATTCGCACGTCTGGGTCGATTTCCGCGGCATCCAGGACGCCTATATGGCTGCCAAGGGCATCGATTATTTCGAGAACAGCCGCCGCGCCACGCTGTCGCAACAGGCATATGGCGCCGACAATCCCAACCGCTGGACCGGCTATTCGGGCAGCATCTGGGGCTGGACCGCATCCGATGGCCCCGGCTATCGCAAGGCAACCGTCAATGGCCGCGAACGCACCTTCATGGGCTATTCGGCGCGCGGGGTCAGCCCGTTCGACGTCATCGACGACGGCACCATCGTGCCCACCGCGCCCGGCGGCTCGATCCCTTTCGCGCCGCAGGAGACGCTGTCCGCGCTGATGGCGATGCGGGCGCAATATGGCGAGCGGCTCTACACGCGATATGGCTTCAAGGACGCGTTCAACCCCAGCTTCACCTTCGCCGACACCCCCAATCGCGACGGCACCGTCGATCCGCGGACCGGCTGGGTGGCGAACGACCATCTCGGCATCGACCAGGGCCCGATCCTGCTGATGCTCGAGAATCACCGCAGCGAACTGGTGTGGAAGGTGATGCGCAGGAACCCGCATGTCGTGCGCGGGCTCAGGAGGCTGGGATTCGCTGGCGGCTGGCTCGATGCGGCGGATTGA
- a CDS encoding glycosyltransferase → MLRVLTLSTLFPDATRPNFGIFVERQTKGLAARPDVELRVVAPVGLPPFPLSLGHRHRILASLPFAEQWRGLTVTRPRFAAIPATAGRFHTAMLVRALLPHLERLRGSFAFDIIDAEFFFPDGPAAIALGRHFGVPVSIKARGADIHYWGTRPATAPQVRNAARAAGGVLAVSEALRADIAALGVDAAGIRVHRTGVDLDRFAPGNRTALKEAIGVSGPLVASIGALIPRKGHAIVIDAVAKLPGVQLHIAGEGPERGKLAAQIAWLGIGDRVRLLGSVAHEALPTLLAAADVMALASASEGLANAWVEALACGTPIVITAAGGAAELVDRPAAGRIVARDAGAFADAIGALLSAPPAAADVREAAMPFTWQANSDALFAHLSSIVANAQSSG, encoded by the coding sequence ATGCTTCGTGTCCTCACGCTCTCGACGCTGTTCCCGGACGCGACGCGGCCCAATTTCGGGATCTTCGTCGAGCGGCAAACAAAGGGCCTGGCGGCACGCCCGGATGTCGAGCTGCGCGTGGTCGCGCCGGTCGGATTGCCGCCCTTCCCGCTCTCGCTCGGACACCGACATCGCATTCTCGCCAGTCTGCCGTTTGCCGAGCAGTGGCGCGGCTTGACCGTGACACGGCCGCGCTTCGCCGCCATCCCCGCCACTGCGGGGCGATTTCACACGGCGATGCTGGTGCGGGCATTGCTCCCGCATCTGGAACGTCTGCGGGGTTCGTTCGCATTCGACATCATCGATGCCGAGTTCTTCTTTCCCGACGGGCCCGCCGCGATCGCGCTGGGGCGGCATTTCGGTGTGCCGGTATCGATCAAGGCGCGCGGCGCCGACATCCATTATTGGGGAACCCGTCCTGCGACTGCCCCGCAAGTCCGGAACGCCGCGCGGGCAGCCGGCGGAGTGCTTGCGGTATCGGAGGCATTGCGCGCCGATATCGCTGCGCTCGGCGTCGATGCAGCCGGTATCCGCGTCCACCGCACCGGAGTCGATCTCGACCGGTTCGCGCCGGGGAACCGCACGGCGCTCAAGGAAGCAATCGGCGTCTCCGGTCCGCTCGTGGCGTCGATCGGCGCGCTGATCCCGCGCAAGGGTCACGCGATCGTCATCGACGCGGTCGCCAAACTGCCGGGCGTGCAGCTTCACATCGCCGGCGAAGGCCCGGAGCGCGGCAAATTGGCGGCGCAGATCGCTTGGCTCGGCATCGGAGATCGCGTGCGGCTGCTGGGATCGGTGGCGCACGAGGCGCTGCCGACGCTGCTCGCCGCGGCCGACGTGATGGCGCTGGCATCGGCGTCGGAAGGTCTCGCCAACGCCTGGGTCGAGGCGCTGGCGTGCGGAACGCCGATCGTGATCACCGCGGCCGGCGGCGCTGCCGAACTGGTCGATCGCCCTGCCGCCGGGCGGATCGTGGCGCGCGATGCCGGGGCGTTTGCGGATGCGATCGGCGCGTTGCTGTCAGCACCGCCCGCCGCCGCCGATGTCCGGGAGGCGGCGATGCCCTTCACCTGGCAGGCCAATAGCGACGCGCTGTTCGCGCATCTGAGCTCGATCGTCGCGAACGCTCAGTCTAGCGGGTAA
- a CDS encoding SAM-dependent methyltransferase has protein sequence MAILACALLLANCAWPLPALPPGADASARPERKPDIGYQPTPEGVVVKMLDLAKVTAADTVLDLGSGDGRVPIAAARRYGARGRGIELEPRLVAVARANAAAAGVADRVTFEEGDIFNADLSGVSVVTLFLWPSINDRLAPKLRAELAPGSRVVGYYHDIDGWEPEAVIGGSLLGKIYLWRVPERADAAQPSG, from the coding sequence ATGGCGATACTGGCGTGCGCGCTGTTGCTCGCAAATTGCGCCTGGCCGCTGCCGGCGCTTCCGCCCGGCGCCGATGCGTCCGCGCGGCCCGAACGCAAGCCCGATATCGGCTACCAGCCGACGCCGGAGGGCGTCGTCGTCAAGATGCTCGACCTTGCCAAGGTGACGGCGGCGGACACCGTGCTCGATCTCGGCTCGGGCGACGGCCGCGTGCCGATCGCCGCGGCGCGCCGCTACGGCGCGCGCGGGCGCGGTATCGAACTCGAACCCCGGCTGGTCGCGGTCGCACGCGCCAATGCCGCCGCCGCCGGGGTCGCCGATCGAGTGACCTTCGAAGAGGGCGACATCTTCAACGCCGACCTGTCCGGTGTCAGCGTCGTCACGCTGTTCCTGTGGCCATCGATCAACGACCGGCTCGCGCCCAAGCTGCGCGCGGAATTGGCGCCGGGATCGCGCGTCGTCGGCTATTATCACGATATCGACGGATGGGAGCCCGAGGCGGTGATCGGCGGGTCGCTGCTCGGCAAGATCTATCTGTGGCGCGTGCCCGAGCGCGCGGATGCGGCTCAACCCAGCGGATAG
- a CDS encoding Mth938-like domain-containing protein, giving the protein MRIDKAGPSEGPLIAAIVGRGFKVDDGVYEGLTITPLRADAWSPPPLAELGIEALAPLLAIDPAPEFILLGTGSSMRRPPRALIEALDARGIGLEFMDSRAAARAWGVLRAELRWIAAALYPLD; this is encoded by the coding sequence ATGCGGATCGATAAGGCGGGGCCGAGCGAAGGCCCGCTGATCGCCGCGATCGTCGGGCGGGGGTTCAAAGTCGATGACGGCGTCTATGAAGGGCTGACGATCACGCCTCTCCGCGCCGATGCGTGGAGTCCGCCGCCGCTTGCCGAGCTCGGTATCGAGGCACTGGCGCCGCTGCTCGCGATCGATCCTGCGCCCGAGTTCATCCTGCTCGGAACCGGCAGCAGTATGCGTCGTCCGCCGCGCGCGCTTATCGAGGCGCTCGACGCGCGCGGCATCGGGCTCGAATTCATGGACAGCCGCGCCGCTGCGCGCGCCTGGGGTGTGCTGCGCGCCGAACTGCGCTGGATCGCCGCCGCACTTTACCCGCTAGACTGA
- a CDS encoding holin family protein — protein MSIIEGIVGPIAGLIDKIIPDPKARDAAKLELLKLQGSQEMEGLRTQLSAIVAEAQSADPWTSRARPSFLYVMYALLLWSIPMGLIGAASPDMGAAIARGMTAYLRGIPEELYALFGTGYLGYTAARAWGKAKGVER, from the coding sequence ATGAGCATCATCGAAGGCATAGTCGGACCGATCGCCGGACTGATCGACAAGATCATCCCCGATCCCAAGGCGCGCGACGCCGCCAAGCTGGAATTGCTCAAGCTGCAGGGCAGCCAGGAAATGGAGGGGCTTCGCACGCAGTTGTCGGCGATCGTCGCCGAGGCGCAGTCGGCCGATCCGTGGACCAGCCGGGCGCGGCCGAGTTTCCTGTACGTGATGTACGCCCTGCTGCTGTGGTCGATCCCGATGGGGCTGATCGGCGCGGCGTCGCCCGACATGGGCGCGGCGATCGCGCGCGGTATGACCGCATATCTGCGCGGCATTCCCGAAGAGCTCTACGCGCTCTTCGGGACGGGGTATCTCGGCTATACCGCGGCGCGGGCGTGGGGGAAGGCGAAGGGCGTCGAGCGGTAG
- the secF gene encoding protein translocase subunit SecF yields the protein MRPLKLVPDHTNIPFLKYRVVAMVTSLLMLGASIVLCFVMGFNLGIDFVGGQSLRVTFAQPVSQDEVRERVEALGFGEATIQQFGSPQEIGIRTPVPEGGVDAANQAAVKLRSMIETTYPGATIGGVQSVSSKVSEELFRTGAISLALAMAAIALYVWFRFEWQFGVGALFALFHDVVLTLGFFAITQLEFDLNIVAAILTIIGYSLNDTIVVYDRIRENLRKYRKMDIVSILDLSINETLSRTVVTSLSIGITLAILLVLGPEVIFGFTAAMLLGIVIGTFSSVYVSAAILLWLKLKPDSFVPKDVNPHGAERVAAKDLP from the coding sequence ATGCGTCCGCTGAAACTGGTTCCCGACCATACCAACATCCCGTTCCTCAAATATCGGGTGGTGGCGATGGTCACGTCGCTGCTGATGCTCGGCGCCAGCATAGTTTTGTGCTTCGTGATGGGGTTCAACCTCGGCATCGATTTCGTCGGCGGGCAGAGCCTGCGCGTGACCTTCGCGCAGCCGGTGTCGCAGGACGAAGTGCGCGAACGCGTCGAGGCGCTGGGCTTCGGCGAAGCGACGATTCAGCAATTCGGCTCGCCGCAGGAAATCGGCATCCGCACGCCGGTGCCTGAGGGCGGCGTCGATGCCGCCAACCAGGCCGCGGTCAAGCTGCGTTCGATGATCGAGACGACTTATCCCGGCGCGACCATCGGCGGCGTCCAGAGCGTCTCGAGCAAGGTCAGCGAGGAACTGTTCCGCACCGGCGCGATCAGCCTCGCGCTGGCGATGGCGGCGATCGCACTGTACGTCTGGTTCCGGTTCGAATGGCAGTTCGGCGTTGGCGCGCTCTTCGCGCTATTCCACGATGTCGTGCTGACGCTGGGGTTCTTCGCGATCACCCAACTCGAATTCGATCTCAACATCGTCGCCGCGATCCTGACGATCATCGGCTATTCCTTGAACGACACCATCGTCGTCTATGACCGCATCCGCGAGAATCTGCGCAAATACCGTAAGATGGACATCGTTTCGATCCTCGACCTGTCGATCAACGAAACGCTGTCGCGCACCGTCGTCACGTCGCTGTCGATCGGCATCACTCTGGCGATCCTGCTGGTACTGGGGCCGGAAGTGATCTTCGGTTTCACCGCGGCGATGCTCCTCGGCATCGTTATCGGCACCTTCTCGTCGGTCTATGTCTCCGCGGCGATCCTGCTTTGGCTGAAGCTGAAGCCCGACAGCTTCGTGCCGAAGGACGTCAACCCGCATGGCGCCGAGCGCGTGGCGGCCAAAGATCTTCCCTGA
- a CDS encoding glycine zipper 2TM domain-containing protein has translation MRNLMLMAAAASLAVPVAMAVPTDKAEAAAQKHKRYKYREWKGRDGRRYCRKPDGTTGLVVGGVAGALAGRAIDTRGDRTLGTLLGAGAGALAGRTIEREGSGCR, from the coding sequence ATGCGTAACCTCATGTTGATGGCGGCAGCAGCGTCGCTCGCGGTGCCGGTCGCAATGGCCGTACCGACCGACAAGGCGGAAGCAGCTGCGCAGAAGCACAAGCGCTATAAATACCGCGAGTGGAAAGGGCGCGACGGCCGTCGCTATTGCCGCAAGCCCGACGGAACCACCGGCTTGGTGGTAGGCGGCGTCGCAGGCGCGCTTGCCGGACGGGCGATCGACACCCGCGGCGATCGCACCTTGGGTACGCTGCTGGGTGCCGGTGCCGGCGCGCTCGCCGGACGCACGATCGAGCGCGAAGGCAGCGGCTGCCGCTGA
- a CDS encoding glycoside hydrolase family 108 protein, with protein sequence MNIDELIDEVIDREGGFVDHPADRGGATRFGITQAVARAHGFVGSMPAFPREAAVAIYRQRYWIAPRFYQVAEQAPDIAAELFDTGINMGPSVATGFLQRALNALNRGARDYPDLTLDGVIGPRTLAALGGFLATRGDAGETVLLKAIEALQGERYLRLAEQRPANEAFLYGWLANRIG encoded by the coding sequence ATGAATATCGACGAACTGATCGACGAGGTGATCGATCGCGAAGGCGGGTTTGTTGATCATCCGGCGGACCGTGGCGGCGCGACGCGCTTCGGCATCACGCAGGCGGTCGCAAGGGCGCACGGCTTTGTTGGGTCGATGCCGGCATTTCCGCGCGAGGCGGCGGTGGCGATCTATCGGCAGCGCTATTGGATCGCGCCCCGCTTTTACCAGGTCGCCGAACAGGCGCCCGACATCGCCGCAGAACTGTTCGATACCGGCATCAACATGGGCCCGTCGGTCGCGACCGGTTTCCTGCAGAGGGCGCTCAACGCGCTCAATCGCGGCGCGCGCGATTATCCCGACCTGACGCTCGATGGCGTGATCGGCCCGCGAACGCTGGCTGCACTCGGCGGGTTCCTGGCGACCCGGGGGGATGCCGGCGAGACGGTGCTGCTCAAGGCGATCGAAGCGCTGCAAGGCGAGCGCTATCTTCGCCTTGCCGAACAGCGGCCGGCCAACGAGGCGTTTCTCTACGGCTGGCTCGCCAACCGGATCGGTTAG
- a CDS encoding Bax inhibitor-1 family protein — MANWSDPRTTAAPFATGADTRSVAYDAGLRSYMLSVYNYMASGVLLTGIVALLFSMGGTSSPAAAVFMSGGILKYIIMLSPLAFVMVLSFGINRLSTGAAQMIFWAFAGVMGLSMSTIFLVYTGSSIAITFFATAAAFLSLSLYGYTTKRNLQAFGTFLIMGLVGIIVASLLNLWFQSGTMSLVISAIGVLLFAGLTAYDTQRIKLMYSHVAGTDMMGKAVIMGALSLYLDFVNMFQFLLSFLGSRD; from the coding sequence ATGGCTAACTGGTCAGACCCCCGGACGACCGCCGCGCCCTTTGCGACGGGCGCCGATACGCGCTCGGTCGCGTATGACGCGGGGCTCCGGTCCTACATGCTTTCTGTCTACAACTATATGGCGTCGGGCGTGCTGCTGACGGGCATCGTTGCGCTGCTGTTCTCGATGGGCGGCACCTCGTCGCCGGCCGCGGCCGTGTTCATGAGCGGCGGCATCCTCAAATACATCATCATGCTGTCGCCGCTGGCGTTCGTTATGGTGCTGAGCTTTGGCATCAACCGCCTGTCGACCGGCGCGGCGCAGATGATCTTCTGGGCTTTTGCCGGTGTGATGGGCCTGTCGATGTCGACGATCTTCCTGGTCTATACCGGGTCGTCGATCGCGATCACCTTCTTCGCGACCGCCGCAGCGTTCCTGTCGCTGTCGCTCTATGGCTACACCACCAAGCGCAACCTGCAGGCGTTCGGCACCTTCCTGATCATGGGCCTGGTCGGTATCATCGTCGCCAGCCTGCTCAACCTGTGGTTCCAGTCGGGAACGATGAGCCTGGTGATCAGCGCGATTGGCGTGCTGCTGTTCGCGGGGCTAACCGCCTATGACACGCAGCGGATCAAGCTGATGTACAGCCACGTCGCCGGTACCGACATGATGGGCAAGGCCGTGATCATGGGCGCGTTGTCGCTGTATCTCGACTTCGTCAACATGTTTCAGTTCCTGCTGTCGTTCCTCGGCAGCCGCGACTGA
- the yajC gene encoding preprotein translocase subunit YajC — MISTAFAQTAGAASADSGLASIISIAPLVLIFVAFYFLMIRPQSKRMKTLQNAIANAKKGDSVVTGGGLVGKISRVEDTVFEVELAPNVKVKVLKGTVSEVTPLGGGKPAND, encoded by the coding sequence ATGATCAGCACAGCTTTCGCCCAGACCGCAGGGGCCGCGAGCGCCGATAGCGGCCTCGCCTCGATCATCTCGATCGCGCCGCTCGTCCTCATCTTCGTCGCCTTCTACTTCCTGATGATCCGGCCGCAGTCGAAGCGGATGAAGACGCTTCAGAACGCTATCGCCAATGCCAAGAAGGGCGACAGCGTCGTCACCGGCGGCGGGCTGGTCGGCAAGATTTCGCGCGTTGAGGATACGGTGTTCGAGGTCGAGCTGGCCCCCAACGTCAAGGTCAAGGTGCTCAAGGGCACCGTGTCCGAAGTGACGCCGCTCGGCGGCGGCAAGCCAGCGAACGACTGA
- the thpR gene encoding RNA 2',3'-cyclic phosphodiesterase — translation MHRLFVALRPPPDIRARLIAAMGDVPGARWQDDEQLHITLRFVGEVDARTADDITVALAAVRFPKIVVALNGVGTFTKRSRVNAIWAGVAPHDALAALHRKIDHAIVRAGQPPERRAYLPHITLARLGASAGPSERFVAEHTAMTSAPFALEHFTLFESHLGSDGARYVPIERYPLG, via the coding sequence ATGCATCGCCTGTTCGTCGCGCTTCGGCCTCCGCCCGACATCCGCGCCCGCCTGATCGCGGCAATGGGCGACGTGCCCGGCGCGCGCTGGCAGGACGACGAGCAGCTTCACATCACGCTGCGCTTCGTCGGCGAAGTCGATGCGCGGACAGCCGACGATATAACGGTTGCGCTGGCGGCAGTTCGGTTTCCGAAAATCGTCGTCGCGCTTAATGGCGTCGGCACCTTTACCAAGCGCAGCCGCGTCAACGCGATCTGGGCAGGCGTGGCGCCGCACGACGCGCTGGCGGCGCTGCACCGCAAGATCGATCATGCGATCGTGCGAGCCGGCCAGCCGCCCGAGCGGCGCGCCTACCTCCCGCACATCACGCTCGCCCGGCTCGGCGCGAGCGCAGGACCGAGCGAGCGCTTCGTCGCCGAGCACACTGCGATGACCAGCGCGCCGTTCGCGCTCGAACATTTCACGCTGTTCGAAAGCCATCTTGGCAGCGACGGCGCACGATATGTCCCGATCGAGCGCTATCCGCTGGGTTGA
- a CDS encoding glycine zipper 2TM domain-containing protein, with amino-acid sequence MRKAAMILGATAMLSLGACSQYGGAGGGLFGGLGGGGDPYYADQYYRDGPNYQTRRLGRNDQVFRGRDNRYYCKRDDGSTGLIVGAIAGGVLGNIIAPGGSKTLGSLIGGAGGAIAGEQIDRGDVQCR; translated from the coding sequence ATGCGTAAGGCAGCAATGATTCTCGGCGCGACGGCGATGCTGTCGCTGGGTGCATGTTCGCAATATGGCGGTGCCGGCGGCGGCTTGTTCGGCGGTCTCGGCGGCGGTGGCGATCCGTATTATGCCGACCAATATTATCGCGACGGGCCGAACTACCAGACGCGCCGTCTCGGCCGCAACGACCAGGTCTTCCGCGGTCGCGACAACCGCTATTACTGCAAGCGCGACGACGGGTCGACCGGCCTGATCGTCGGTGCGATCGCCGGCGGCGTGCTCGGCAACATCATCGCGCCGGGCGGATCGAAGACGCTCGGGTCGCTGATCGGCGGCGCTGGTGGCGCGATCGCGGGCGAGCAGATCGACAGGGGTGATGTGCAGTGCCGGTAA